Genomic DNA from Elusimicrobiota bacterium:
TTCGCGTGGCTTTTTTCAAAGTCCACAATTACCTTCAAACCGGCAAAGGCATCGCCTTTATGAATAATGAGCGCCGATTGCCCTTTAAAAAAATCGCCAAATTCCCCATCGATGCCTTTGTTTTTAAGCGCAATCTTCGCTAACCTATTCTTAACAATTTGGCATCGAGCGTTTAATGGTTTTAGCTTCCCACGAAGTTCGTTAAGTTCTTGCGTCTTTACACCTACGTAATCCGCAACAACGAGCCCTTGAAGGCCCTCAAACTCTTTCGTAAGAGTGTCTACTGCTGCTTCTCTGTCTTTTCTCAAACTAGGCATTTTGACCTCTGAAATTAAAAAAACACCCCCCGGACGGTGAAGAGTGTTTTCTCCATCGCGCCTCGGTAGGGAGACCCGTTGGTCGAGTCAATTGAGCCGGTCATCCTCTTCGAAAACCATCGGATTTGAGGCCCCTACGGTCTTTGCCGCTATTATCGTAACGAGATTTTATTCTCGCATGGGATAAATTGTATTAAATTTCAATTATTTTTGCAATGTTTAGGAGCACAGTTCCCGGCACCGACCTACTCTCCCAGGACCTTGCGGTCCAAGTACCATCGGCGTGAATGGGCTTAACGGCCGTGTTCGGAATGGGAACGGGTGTGGCCCCACTACGAGAAGCACCGGGAATTCTGCTCCCAAACTTCTTCAACTCACCAATAGGAAAGTCAAGCGGTTATTGCTAGATATAAAGATGCGACTAAGTCTCACGGCCGATTCGTATGGGTTAGCTCCACGGGTTACCCCGCTTCCACACCCCACCGATCAATCCAATAGTCTATTGGAGGCCTTTAGGTTCCACAAGGGAACAGGGACTTCTCATCTTGAGGTGGGCTTCACGCTTAGATGCTTTCAGCGTTTATCCCGTCCGCGCAGTAGTTATCCGGCCGTGGCCCGGGTGGGCCAACCGGTACGCCAGAGGCGCGTTCATCTCGGTCCTCTCGTACTAGAGACAACTCACTCTCAAAAGTCCTGCGCCTACGGTAGATAGAGACCGTACTGTCTCACGACGTACTGAACCCAGCTCACGTACCGCTTTAATTGGCGAACAGCCAAACCCTTCCCACCTACTCCAGCGGGAGGATGCGATGAGCCGACATCGAGGTGCCAAACCGGATCGTCGATATGGGCTCTTGGATCCGATACACATATTTCCCAATTTACATTGGGTGCAGACTATATCATCACCTCACCAAAGGTGAGGGCTAGGCGTCTTACCTTAGCTCTGAATTTAGCTTGATTATTTTAAGCCAGTTGCCAAAGTCGTGCCGAACGAAGCCCTCGTACGAAGGAAATCGTTGCGACGCTATTGCTAGCGCGGCACAGTCGTTACAGGACCTATAAAACTTCTATAGTTCCCACGGTATTGCCCTTTTCTGTCGAGGACATAGTCCTCGGGCGCCATATCCGCCTGTCTCTTAAACTTCAGAAAGTAGGGTTTCACCGTTATAAGCCTAGTTTTTTATCCTGCGCAATCACTCGCACAGGGGCCTATTGTTGGTTAAGCCTGTTATCCCCGGGGTAGCTTTTATCCGTTGAGCGATGGCAATCCCACAATCAACCACCGGATCACTAGATCCTCGTTTCCGATCTGCTTGGCTTGTAGGCCTCGCAGTTAAGCTCTCTTCTGCTCTTGCACTCGACAGGCGATTTCTATACGCCTTGAGAGAACCTTGGAACGCCTCCGTTACTCTTTAGGAGGCAACCGCCCCAGTTAAACTGCCCGCCTGCTACTGTTCCCCGGCCGGATAGACGGCACGGGGTTAGCGTCTCAGAATCGAAAAGGTGGTATTTCAAGGACGCCTCCCTCTTGCCCAAAAGCAAGAGATCAAAGGCTCCCACCTATCCTACGTATCCAATCCCAAAACGCAATAACAAGTTACA
This window encodes:
- a CDS encoding 50S ribosomal protein L10 — protein: MPSLRKDREAAVDTLTKEFEGLQGLVVADYVGVKTQELNELRGKLKPLNARCQIVKNRLAKIALKNKGIDGEFGDFFKGQSALIIHKGDAFAGLKVIVDFEKSHANMKVRAGYIDGKIIKSADLKVVASLPPRSILLSQLLARLQGPVTQLAGVLTADLRNLASVLEQVAKKIEKAGSV